In Campylobacter mucosalis, a single window of DNA contains:
- the upp gene encoding uracil phosphoribosyltransferase, whose amino-acid sequence MQNIKLISHPLIEHKLAILRDVKTEPFQFRMVVDEISHLMIFEATRDLSLREVEVQTPVAKTKAKKLATKIMICPILRAALGMLDSVFTIIPDASVGFLGFQRNEATAQAEFFYAKLPPDASARTAIIIDPMFATGGTAIDAVKFLREKGVKNIKFISIIAAPEGLKRFSEIYPDVEVYTAAIDEKLNEKNYIVPGLGDAGDRVFNT is encoded by the coding sequence ATGCAAAACATAAAGCTAATCTCTCATCCGCTCATAGAGCATAAACTTGCGATTTTAAGGGATGTAAAAACTGAGCCATTTCAGTTTCGTATGGTGGTTGATGAGATTAGCCACCTTATGATATTTGAGGCTACAAGAGATTTGTCACTTAGAGAGGTCGAGGTGCAAACTCCAGTGGCTAAAACAAAGGCTAAAAAACTAGCCACAAAAATAATGATATGCCCTATTTTACGTGCTGCTCTTGGTATGCTTGATAGCGTGTTTACCATTATCCCAGACGCTAGTGTTGGATTTTTAGGATTTCAGCGTAATGAAGCCACCGCACAAGCTGAGTTTTTTTACGCCAAGCTCCCGCCTGATGCGTCCGCTAGAACAGCCATAATAATCGACCCAATGTTTGCCACAGGCGGAACAGCCATTGATGCTGTGAAATTTTTGCGTGAAAAAGGCGTTAAAAATATTAAGTTTATCTCAATAATCGCAGCGCCTGAGGGGCTTAAAAGATTTAGCGAAATTTATCCTGATGTCGAGGTCTATACAGCAGCGATTGATGAGAAGCTAAATGAGAAAAACTACATCGTTCCAGGGCTTGGAGATGCCGGGGACCGCGTATTTAACACATAA
- the luxS gene encoding S-ribosylhomocysteine lyase, producing MPLLDSFCVDHTIMPAPAVRLGKSMKTPKGDDICVFDLRFCKPNEDIMPERGIHTLEHLYAGFMRDHLNGNGVEIIDISPMGCRTGFYMSLIGSPSLEAVKSAWEKSMKDVLNVKSEADIPELNEYQCGTYKMHSLSEAQAIATKILNSGIGIMDNEKIKLDLDEKGLKKH from the coding sequence ATGCCGCTATTAGATAGTTTTTGTGTTGATCACACAATTATGCCAGCACCAGCTGTTCGCTTAGGAAAAAGTATGAAAACGCCAAAAGGCGATGATATTTGCGTTTTTGATTTAAGATTTTGCAAACCAAATGAGGACATTATGCCTGAGCGTGGCATTCATACGCTAGAGCACTTGTATGCCGGTTTTATGAGAGATCATCTAAACGGAAATGGCGTTGAGATCATCGATATTTCGCCTATGGGCTGTCGTACTGGATTTTATATGAGCCTTATTGGAAGCCCTAGTTTAGAAGCTGTTAAGAGTGCTTGGGAAAAATCTATGAAAGATGTCCTAAACGTAAAAAGTGAGGCTGACATACCAGAGCTAAACGAGTATCAGTGCGGAACGTACAAAATGCACTCACTCTCTGAAGCACAAGCTATTGCGACTAAAATTTTAAATAGCGGTATTGGGATAATGGATAATGAAAAGATAAAATTAGATCTAGATGAAAAAGGTCTAAAAAAGCATTAA
- a CDS encoding M20 family metallo-hydrolase, which produces MINTQRLKDDFEAISKFGKLKGGGLTRLAFSKDDFEAREFLINLIKQAGFGVKIDAVGNIYARYEANVKDANLPAISVGSHIDSVPSGGFYDGTLGVMAGLEVMRSIKESGESLARAIELIVFVCEESSRFKMATIGSKIVSKKLDANKLKELKDDNGISVFEAMKNFGLNPDDLASCILKDETYKAYIELHIEQGPVLERLGIPVGLVSGIAAPIRYEVKIIGKADHSGATPMIMRKDALVCASRIILEIENLAKQYPTSVATVGYAKALPGVLNVIPGECILGLDIRDIDSKNLTLLDEQICAQIEQICKANGCAFELKNLTRDTPIVLDEELIDLMDAQANKLGIKTTILPSGAGHDAMHMCGIAKQVGMIFVPCIDGISHNINESINFDDAFKATELLASLVLKLAKE; this is translated from the coding sequence ATGATAAATACTCAAAGGCTTAAAGATGATTTTGAGGCTATCTCAAAATTTGGTAAACTTAAGGGCGGTGGGCTTACTAGACTTGCTTTTAGCAAAGATGATTTTGAGGCTCGCGAATTTTTAATAAATCTCATAAAACAAGCTGGTTTTGGTGTTAAAATAGACGCAGTTGGTAACATTTACGCAAGGTATGAAGCAAACGTAAAAGACGCAAATTTACCAGCGATAAGTGTAGGCTCTCACATAGATAGCGTTCCAAGCGGCGGATTTTATGACGGTACACTTGGTGTTATGGCTGGACTTGAGGTTATGCGTTCTATCAAAGAAAGTGGCGAGAGCTTAGCCCGTGCCATAGAGCTTATCGTATTTGTATGCGAAGAGTCAAGTCGCTTTAAAATGGCTACTATAGGCAGTAAAATCGTAAGCAAAAAGCTTGATGCAAACAAACTTAAAGAGCTAAAAGATGACAACGGCATTAGCGTTTTTGAAGCTATGAAAAATTTTGGCTTAAACCCTGATGACTTAGCCTCTTGCATCTTAAAAGATGAAACATACAAAGCATACATCGAGCTTCATATCGAGCAAGGACCAGTGCTTGAGCGTTTAGGTATCCCAGTTGGCTTAGTAAGCGGTATAGCAGCACCAATTCGCTATGAGGTTAAAATCATAGGCAAAGCAGATCACAGCGGTGCTACTCCGATGATTATGCGAAAGGACGCCCTAGTTTGTGCAAGTAGGATAATCTTAGAGATTGAAAATTTAGCCAAACAATACCCAACTTCAGTTGCAACCGTAGGATATGCAAAGGCATTGCCTGGCGTATTAAACGTTATCCCAGGAGAGTGCATTTTAGGACTTGATATAAGGGATATTGATAGTAAAAATTTAACCCTTTTAGATGAGCAAATTTGTGCTCAAATAGAGCAAATTTGCAAGGCAAATGGTTGTGCGTTTGAGCTAAAAAATCTAACTAGAGATACTCCAATCGTACTTGATGAAGAGCTAATTGATCTAATGGACGCACAGGCAAATAAACTCGGCATAAAAACCACTATCCTGCCAAGTGGTGCAGGACACGACGCTATGCATATGTGTGGCATTGCAAAGCAGGTTGGTATGATATTTGTGCCTTGTATTGATGGTATTAGTCATAACATAAATGAGAGTATAAATTTTGACGATGCGTTTAAAGCAACAGAGCTTTTAGCCAGTTTGGTTTTAAAACTAGCTAAAGAGTAA
- a CDS encoding dihydrolipoyl dehydrogenase family protein, with translation MKHFDILIIGFGKAGKTLAAKAAAIGKKVALIEKSSKMYGGTCINVGCIPTKRLITLSKEAKFHSDKKQFFKEAMSKKEALITTLRAKNYAMLEKNVEIFTDTATFVDEKSVILKSSGERLSGDFIVINTGSISIAPKFSINSNFVYQSDEILNLNELPNELVIIGGGFIGLEMASMFANFGSKVTLLSRSGLLKDDDDDVRKAVLENLQAQGVNFIENAKIEKIDGKTLFFNGTSINADAFLLSLGRVANVADLSLQNAKISLNERGGVATDDTLKTSQSHIFAVGDVRGEEFFTYISLDDFRIVYSQIFGDKTRTKQNRSPYAKVLFTDTPLAKIGLNEREAKALGKDIKVLKLPTQNVPNAKILGNDTGFLKAICDAKSGEILGATFYCVNSSEIINEIALAMKFRATASDLATQIFTHPSVSEALNDLFLQF, from the coding sequence ATGAAGCATTTTGATATTTTAATAATAGGATTTGGAAAAGCTGGAAAGACTTTAGCTGCAAAAGCGGCTGCAATTGGCAAAAAAGTGGCACTAATCGAAAAGTCATCAAAAATGTATGGGGGCACTTGCATAAATGTAGGTTGTATCCCCACAAAACGCCTTATCACGCTTAGCAAAGAGGCAAAATTTCACTCTGATAAAAAGCAGTTTTTTAAAGAAGCGATGAGCAAAAAAGAGGCATTAATTACCACTTTAAGAGCAAAAAATTACGCAATGCTTGAAAAAAATGTAGAAATTTTTACAGATACAGCTACATTTGTGGATGAAAAAAGCGTGATTTTAAAGAGTAGTGGCGAACGTTTAAGTGGCGACTTTATCGTGATAAACACTGGCTCTATTAGTATTGCACCAAAATTTAGCATAAATAGCAACTTTGTATATCAAAGTGATGAAATTTTAAACCTAAATGAGTTACCAAATGAGCTTGTCATCATCGGCGGTGGATTTATCGGACTCGAAATGGCATCGATGTTTGCAAATTTTGGCTCAAAAGTGACGCTTTTATCACGCTCTGGGCTTTTAAAAGATGACGATGATGACGTAAGAAAAGCGGTGCTAGAGAACCTGCAAGCTCAAGGCGTAAACTTTATAGAAAATGCAAAAATAGAAAAAATTGATGGCAAAACGCTATTTTTTAACGGCACAAGTATAAACGCCGACGCATTTTTGCTCTCGTTAGGCAGGGTGGCAAATGTGGCTGATTTATCGCTTCAAAATGCTAAAATTTCATTAAATGAGCGTGGCGGAGTGGCGACTGATGACACGCTAAAAACCAGCCAAAGTCATATTTTTGCAGTCGGAGATGTAAGAGGCGAGGAGTTTTTTACATACATTAGCTTAGATGATTTTCGCATTGTCTATTCACAAATTTTTGGCGATAAAACTAGAACAAAGCAAAACCGAAGCCCTTACGCAAAGGTTCTTTTTACCGATACACCGCTTGCTAAAATTGGGTTAAATGAGCGTGAAGCAAAAGCGTTAGGCAAAGATATAAAGGTGCTAAAACTACCTACGCAAAATGTGCCAAATGCTAAAATTTTAGGCAATGACACAGGATTTTTAAAGGCTATTTGCGACGCTAAGAGTGGCGAAATTTTAGGTGCCACATTTTACTGCGTAAATTCTAGCGAGATCATAAATGAGATAGCTTTGGCGATGAAATTTAGAGCGACTGCGAGTGATTTGGCTACGCAAATTTTTACACATCCTAGCGTTAGCGAGGCGTTAAACGACCTGTTTTTGCAATTTTAA
- the gltX gene encoding glutamate--tRNA ligase translates to MIVTRFAPSPTGYLHIGGLRTALYSYLYARANGGKFLLRIEDTDLKRNSEEATIAIREAFKWCGLDYDGEVEYQSKRFDIYAKFVQKLLDEGKAYKCYMSKEELDALRAEQEARKERPKYDGRYRDFKGTPPADIEPVIRIKAPRAGEIAFKDGIKGDVKFNVADILDDFIIARSDGTPTYNFVVVVDDALMGITHVIRGDDHLSNTPKQIVLYEALGFKIPEFFHVAMINGEDGKKLSKRHGATDVMEYKRMGYLPEALLNFLVRLGWSHGDDEIFGMADMLKYFDPHDINKSASTYNAQKLDWLNAHYIKTLPYERLARDMLEFDVDFKAHKKGELLLNILRERSKTLIDMKNAALAIINAPQSYDEKAYEKFITPNSLEILAKFKEILTLNLDANGYETLTNEFLAQNDLKLKDLAQALRVSLTGSSVSPSIFEVLEVLGSDEIKNRIEKILKERK, encoded by the coding sequence ATGATAGTTACTAGATTTGCACCTTCACCAACGGGATACTTACATATCGGCGGACTTAGGACGGCACTTTATAGCTATCTTTATGCTAGGGCAAATGGCGGTAAATTCCTGCTTCGTATCGAAGATACGGATTTAAAACGCAACTCAGAAGAGGCGACAATAGCGATAAGAGAGGCGTTTAAGTGGTGCGGGCTTGATTATGACGGCGAGGTTGAGTATCAGTCAAAACGCTTTGATATTTACGCAAAATTCGTCCAAAAGCTACTTGATGAGGGCAAGGCATATAAGTGCTATATGAGCAAAGAGGAGCTTGACGCACTTAGGGCCGAGCAAGAAGCTAGGAAAGAACGCCCAAAATATGACGGCAGATATAGGGATTTTAAAGGCACCCCACCAGCTGACATTGAGCCAGTTATTCGCATAAAAGCACCACGTGCTGGCGAGATAGCCTTTAAAGACGGCATAAAAGGCGATGTAAAATTTAACGTAGCTGACATTTTAGACGACTTTATTATCGCAAGGTCTGACGGCACTCCGACTTATAATTTTGTTGTTGTCGTTGATGACGCTTTAATGGGCATTACGCACGTTATTAGAGGCGATGATCACCTTTCAAACACGCCAAAACAGATAGTTTTATATGAGGCTTTGGGATTTAAAATTCCAGAGTTTTTTCACGTTGCTATGATAAACGGCGAAGACGGCAAGAAGCTTAGCAAAAGACACGGTGCAACCGATGTAATGGAGTATAAGCGTATGGGTTATCTGCCAGAAGCCTTGCTAAATTTCTTGGTGCGTCTTGGCTGGAGCCACGGCGATGATGAAATTTTTGGTATGGCCGATATGCTTAAATACTTTGACCCGCACGATATAAACAAAAGTGCAAGCACATACAATGCCCAAAAGCTTGACTGGCTAAACGCACACTACATTAAAACCTTGCCGTATGAGCGTTTGGCTCGCGATATGCTTGAATTTGATGTAGATTTTAAAGCACATAAAAAGGGCGAACTGCTTTTAAACATTTTAAGAGAGCGCTCAAAAACGCTAATTGATATGAAAAACGCAGCACTTGCGATAATAAACGCACCACAAAGCTATGATGAGAAGGCGTATGAGAAATTTATAACGCCAAATAGCCTTGAAATTTTAGCCAAATTTAAAGAGATTTTAACGCTAAATTTAGACGCAAACGGCTACGAAACGCTGACAAATGAATTCTTAGCACAAAACGACTTAAAGCTAAAAGATTTAGCACAAGCACTTCGTGTAAGTCTAACAGGCTCAAGCGTAAGTCCGTCAATTTTTGAAGTGCTTGAAGTACTTGGTAGTGATGAGATTAAAAACAGAATAGAAAAAATACTAAAGGAGAGAAAATGA
- the pepE gene encoding dipeptidase PepE: MKRALLLSASSYKDTGYLNHCRGWIDEFLTKNGVNNDEILFIPYAGVRRTNDEYEAKVKECLKRDNIRSIHHFKDPKEAVKNAKSIAIGGGNTFVLLYYLYKFDLVKAIKEAVENGAVYFGWSAGANVAGSTMMTTNDMPIIMPKSFEAINIFPHQINPHFISGKIAGHNGESREERLEEFLIVNQTSKIYALPEGTALVINGNEAEVMGYADALKFEYNKAVQTIKLNEKFKF; this comes from the coding sequence ATGAAAAGAGCATTATTACTAAGTGCTTCAAGCTACAAAGACACTGGGTATCTAAACCATTGTCGTGGCTGGATAGATGAGTTTTTAACGAAAAATGGCGTAAATAATGATGAAATTTTATTTATCCCTTACGCTGGAGTTAGACGCACAAATGATGAGTATGAAGCCAAGGTCAAAGAGTGCCTAAAGCGTGATAATATCCGCTCGATACACCACTTTAAAGACCCAAAAGAGGCTGTAAAAAATGCAAAATCAATAGCCATAGGTGGAGGAAACACTTTTGTTTTACTCTACTATCTTTACAAGTTTGATCTTGTAAAAGCTATAAAAGAGGCTGTTGAAAATGGGGCTGTTTATTTTGGCTGGAGTGCTGGAGCAAACGTCGCTGGAAGCACGATGATGACTACAAATGATATGCCAATTATTATGCCAAAAAGCTTTGAAGCTATAAACATCTTCCCACATCAGATAAATCCGCACTTTATAAGCGGTAAAATCGCGGGACACAACGGCGAAAGCAGAGAGGAGAGGCTTGAGGAGTTTTTAATCGTCAATCAAACAAGTAAAATTTACGCCTTGCCAGAAGGAACGGCACTTGTTATAAATGGCAATGAGGCGGAGGTTATGGGCTATGCTGACGCGCTAAAATTTGAATACAACAAAGCAGTCCAAACCATAAAGCTAAATGAGAAATTTAAATTTTAA
- a CDS encoding EI24 domain-containing protein: MIEILKLSWSDFLTKKFILLSILPLLCSLFVLGFGLVLAGNELGQMLGDALNSGDFGFINLSNYPFVMSIIGNGVVKWLLGAVFYTLGSYFMLMLSIIVALFIAGFLTPIVCKEINKRHYNANFTPISTSHTIKLITLSILKFLALLLISLPFMFIPILNFIAINIPFFYIYSKLLLIDVGSNTLSVEKFQLLWLENGGFKFLICAFLFYIISLLPLLGLILQLFFIIFLTHLFFKKSNLANLF; the protein is encoded by the coding sequence ATGATTGAAATTTTAAAGCTCTCTTGGAGTGATTTTTTAACCAAAAAGTTTATATTGCTTAGCATTTTGCCACTACTTTGTAGCCTGTTTGTGCTTGGATTTGGTCTAGTTTTAGCAGGTAATGAGCTGGGTCAAATGCTAGGCGACGCACTAAATTCAGGCGACTTTGGCTTTATAAACCTATCAAATTATCCATTTGTAATGAGCATAATTGGCAATGGCGTTGTAAAATGGCTTTTGGGTGCTGTTTTTTACACATTAGGCTCGTATTTTATGCTTATGCTTAGCATTATCGTCGCACTTTTTATAGCTGGTTTTTTAACGCCAATTGTATGCAAAGAGATTAACAAAAGGCATTATAACGCAAATTTCACGCCTATTAGCACCAGCCACACAATAAAATTAATAACTCTAAGCATATTAAAATTTTTAGCACTTTTACTTATTAGCCTACCTTTTATGTTTATTCCGATCCTAAATTTCATCGCCATAAACATACCATTTTTTTACATCTACTCAAAACTTCTGCTCATCGATGTAGGTTCAAACACATTAAGTGTTGAGAAATTTCAGCTTTTATGGCTAGAAAATGGCGGATTTAAATTTCTAATCTGTGCATTTTTATTTTACATCATCTCGCTTTTACCACTTCTTGGACTGATTTTACAACTATTTTTTATCATCTTTTTAACCCATCTATTTTTCAAAAAATCAAATTTAGCTAACCTATTTTAA
- a CDS encoding malic enzyme-like NAD(P)-binding protein — MSKVTKEEALEYHIGGKIGINVKTPCETARDLSMAYTPGVAEPCKAIEADNELAYTYTNKANLVAVITDGTAVLGLGDIGAVAGKPVMEGKAVLFKKFANVDAFDIELDEHDPDKIVEICKALSPTFGGINLEDIRAPKCFEIERKLQEAVDIPVMHDDQHGTAIITTAGMINAMEISGKDISKIKIVVSGAGAAGIACAKMYKALGARHIVMIDSKGVIHAGRTDLTPEKVEFALETSDRTLADAMRGADMFLGLSKPGVVTKDMVKSMNAEPIIFALANPVPEIYPEEVAEVRSDVMMGTGRSDYPNQVNNVLGFPFIFRGALDVRAKKITENMKMAAAKALANLAKEPVPAEVCKAFGVSELKFGKDYIIPKPFDKRVLTAVAPAVAQAAVEDGVARVKNFDIKAYTQKLAKGF, encoded by the coding sequence ATGAGTAAAGTAACAAAAGAAGAGGCACTAGAATATCACATAGGTGGTAAAATAGGCATAAACGTAAAAACTCCGTGCGAAACTGCACGTGACCTTTCTATGGCTTATACGCCTGGCGTTGCTGAGCCTTGCAAAGCGATAGAGGCGGACAATGAACTAGCATACACCTACACAAATAAGGCTAACCTAGTTGCGGTCATCACAGATGGCACAGCGGTACTTGGGCTTGGCGATATCGGCGCAGTTGCTGGTAAGCCAGTTATGGAGGGCAAGGCGGTTTTATTTAAGAAATTTGCAAATGTAGATGCCTTTGATATAGAGCTTGACGAGCACGATCCTGATAAGATAGTAGAAATTTGCAAAGCTTTATCGCCGACATTTGGTGGTATAAATTTAGAAGATATCCGTGCTCCAAAATGCTTTGAGATAGAACGCAAACTTCAAGAAGCAGTAGATATCCCTGTAATGCACGACGATCAGCACGGCACAGCTATCATCACAACCGCTGGTATGATAAACGCTATGGAAATTTCAGGCAAAGATATTAGCAAGATAAAAATTGTCGTAAGCGGTGCTGGAGCTGCTGGTATTGCGTGTGCGAAGATGTATAAAGCACTTGGTGCAAGACACATCGTGATGATAGATAGTAAGGGTGTTATACACGCAGGTCGCACTGATTTAACACCTGAAAAAGTTGAGTTCGCACTAGAAACTAGTGATAGAACGTTAGCTGACGCTATGCGTGGAGCTGATATGTTTTTAGGACTTTCAAAACCAGGCGTTGTGACAAAAGATATGGTAAAATCGATGAACGCAGAGCCTATTATATTTGCACTTGCAAATCCAGTACCTGAAATTTACCCAGAAGAGGTCGCTGAGGTTAGAAGTGATGTGATGATGGGAACAGGCAGAAGCGACTATCCAAACCAAGTAAATAACGTTCTTGGCTTTCCATTTATATTCCGTGGAGCACTAGATGTTAGGGCTAAAAAAATCACTGAAAATATGAAAATGGCTGCGGCAAAAGCACTTGCAAACCTTGCTAAAGAGCCAGTTCCTGCCGAAGTTTGCAAAGCATTTGGCGTGAGTGAGCTAAAATTTGGCAAAGACTATATCATACCAAAACCATTTGACAAACGCGTCCTAACAGCAGTCGCACCTGCTGTGGCACAAGCTGCAGTGGAAGACGGCGTCGCAAGGGTTAAAAATTTTGACATAAAGGCTTATACACAAAAACTCGCAAAGGGATTTTAA
- a CDS encoding amidohydrolase translates to MDKIAQSVVALKDELIANRRFFHSHPETGWFTFFTTAVIAHNLSKLGYTLKMGREVVVPDKRAGLGTKEACEAAIKRAKSLLDDKQAKFLDIMEDGLTGLVADIDTGRAGKFTAFRFDIDGVDVTESKDSNHRPFKEGFSSDIAGITHACGHDGHITIGLALAKLIAQNLDDFNGKFRFIFQTAEEGTRGAVGMEPTGIVDKVDYLLGGHIGFQSKTLRGIVCGTNNLLATSKFDVILKGRSAHAAGAPQDGANALLAAAQIALNMHAITRHSDGITRINVGILRAGEGRNVIAPNGFLACETRGETTELNDFMYKKCEDIIKGVSLAYGVSYEILPTGGTSGGDSDPEVTELYENCAKESPFFDDDKILKTFKFSACEDFAHFMQKVQKSGGKSGYLMIGTTLAAGHHNEKFDFDEECLVGGVDIFLRSAYKLNGLKEKI, encoded by the coding sequence ATGGACAAAATAGCACAAAGTGTGGTGGCTTTAAAAGATGAGCTAATAGCTAATCGCAGGTTTTTTCACTCTCATCCTGAAACCGGTTGGTTTACTTTTTTTACTACAGCTGTGATAGCCCATAATTTAAGCAAATTAGGCTACACGCTAAAAATGGGACGAGAAGTCGTAGTTCCAGATAAACGTGCAGGGCTAGGCACAAAAGAGGCGTGTGAGGCTGCTATTAAACGAGCCAAAAGCCTACTTGATGACAAACAGGCCAAATTTTTAGACATTATGGAAGACGGATTAACTGGGCTAGTTGCCGACATCGATACGGGCAGAGCTGGTAAATTTACAGCTTTTAGGTTTGATATTGACGGCGTTGATGTAACCGAGAGCAAAGATAGCAACCATCGCCCTTTTAAAGAGGGCTTTAGCTCTGATATAGCAGGTATCACTCACGCTTGTGGACACGATGGACATATCACGATAGGACTTGCTCTAGCAAAACTTATCGCTCAAAATTTGGATGATTTTAACGGCAAATTTCGCTTTATATTTCAAACAGCAGAAGAAGGTACGAGAGGTGCTGTCGGTATGGAGCCTACTGGCATCGTAGATAAGGTTGATTACTTGCTTGGCGGACACATCGGCTTTCAGTCAAAAACATTAAGAGGAATTGTTTGTGGTACAAACAACCTACTAGCAACCTCCAAATTTGACGTCATTTTAAAAGGTCGCTCAGCTCACGCCGCTGGTGCCCCACAAGACGGGGCAAACGCCCTATTAGCCGCTGCACAAATAGCACTAAATATGCACGCTATCACTCGTCATAGCGACGGCATAACTCGCATAAATGTCGGAATTTTAAGAGCTGGAGAGGGTAGAAACGTCATCGCTCCAAACGGCTTTTTAGCGTGTGAAACAAGGGGCGAAACCACTGAGCTAAATGATTTTATGTATAAAAAATGCGAAGATATCATAAAAGGCGTTAGTCTAGCTTATGGCGTTAGCTATGAGATATTGCCTACTGGTGGCACAAGTGGCGGAGATAGCGACCCAGAAGTAACAGAGCTTTATGAAAACTGTGCAAAAGAGTCGCCATTTTTTGATGATGATAAAATTTTAAAAACGTTTAAATTTAGTGCTTGTGAGGATTTTGCACACTTTATGCAAAAGGTTCAAAAAAGCGGTGGCAAAAGCGGATATCTGATGATAGGCACGACCTTAGCAGCAGGTCATCATAATGAAAAATTTGATTTTGACGAGGAGTGTTTGGTTGGCGGAGTCGATATATTTTTACGATCAGCATATAAACTAAATGGATTAAAGGAGAAAATATGA
- the dut gene encoding dUTPase: MNEQELILSMLNLQQSLNDETNGIGWENGYTKQDKLISWKRCIYMECAELIDSFAWKHWKSISAPTDEQNLRVEVVDIWHFVMSLALQTYRTRALGDIQKLSNDICAASGFTEFCKEPMNVADESIYEIMNDIEMLINKCSGFESDIFEILKVYFTMSLKCGVNLYSLYECYIAKNVLNRFRQHNGYKEGTYQKVWNGREDNVVMSEILARGITSVDEIYAELEKEYKSIK; encoded by the coding sequence ATGAACGAACAAGAGTTAATTTTATCAATGCTAAATTTACAACAAAGCCTAAATGACGAAACAAATGGCATAGGCTGGGAAAACGGCTACACAAAACAAGACAAGCTAATAAGCTGGAAGCGTTGCATATATATGGAGTGTGCTGAGCTTATAGATAGCTTTGCGTGGAAGCACTGGAAAAGTATATCCGCACCAACTGATGAGCAAAATTTACGTGTTGAAGTCGTTGATATTTGGCACTTTGTAATGAGCCTAGCACTTCAAACATATCGCACAAGAGCACTCGGGGATATACAAAAGCTATCAAATGACATCTGTGCAGCTAGTGGATTTACAGAGTTTTGCAAAGAACCTATGAATGTCGCTGACGAGAGCATTTATGAGATAATGAACGACATAGAGATGTTAATTAACAAATGCAGTGGCTTTGAAAGCGATATATTTGAAATTTTAAAGGTATATTTTACTATGTCTTTAAAATGCGGAGTAAATTTATACTCGCTTTATGAGTGTTATATCGCAAAAAACGTATTAAACAGGTTTCGCCAACACAACGGCTATAAAGAAGGAACATATCAAAAAGTATGGAATGGTCGCGAAGATAATGTCGTGATGAGCGAAATTTTAGCCCGTGGGATCACCAGTGTAGATGAAATTTACGCCGAGCTTGAAAAAGAGTATAAAAGCATTAAATGA